A region of the Larus michahellis chromosome 4, bLarMic1.1, whole genome shotgun sequence genome:
GCCCAGATTTAATAAGCTCAGACACTGCCATTCCTTCTGCACTGAAGAAGGAGACTCCTTAATGTCTAAGACAGGCCAACTGCTCCTTAGCACGGGGACGTAGTGTGAGGTTTGCATTTCCTGCAATACCGgcctctctgttttccttccagctacAGGAACAGGGAAGGAAGAGGTTGTTCCTGTTGTGTGGCTTGCTGCTGATCCTGCGACTTAAGTCCAACACCTGACTGTGAAGAGTCAGCAGTTTCCTTCTTCTCGTTGCCTTTCATCAGCATGGATACTTGGCGGAGAGGGTCCATCAAGTCCACAACGTTCTTCAGACGTTTCTCACTCAGGAGACACAAAAAGCTGGGCAACCAAGTCATCCTCTTGAATCAGAACAGCCACACTCTGGACAGTGATGGACAGTGCCAGAAGAGGGAATGCTTGAGGGATCTGAAGGACAAGTCTGATTACCTGTCGTGTCAGAGCGAGCAAAACCTAGCCAAGGCACAAGCACCTCCCAAGCCCCCCCGGCTCTACCTGGACAGTTCTAGCTGCCCTAACATCATTGATCACACGGATTCGCACTCTGACATCTCCTTTTCTGGTGCTACTCATCAGTACCACAAAGCCACTCAAACTCAATTCCACAAGGACCAGGCGACAGACTGCGGGACCTCAGAGACAGGCACCCAGAATGGCACCACCCTTTCTGACCTGTCTGATCCCTT
Encoded here:
- the C4H15orf62 gene encoding uncharacterized protein C15orf62 homolog, mitochondrial; its protein translation is MDTWRRGSIKSTTFFRRFSLRRHKKLGNQVILLNQNSHTLDSDGQCQKRECLRDLKDKSDYLSCQSEQNLAKAQAPPKPPRLYLDSSSCPNIIDHTDSHSDISFSGATHQYHKATQTQFHKDQATDCGTSETGTQNGTTLSDLSDPFLSFKVDLGLSLLEDVLQTLRKQNPRDYAI